The Paenibacillus uliginis N3/975 genome has a window encoding:
- a CDS encoding IS3 family transposase: MARQWILKGYPVSKILKLCNVPRSTYYYQRKTTTNSKQSNKSGRPKPGYSVTFNGKKVSDGRIKQIILKLLEGEESAYGYRKITLVLRRRHAIKINKKKVYRLCKELDILGKPKEQKAAYPRRLANNMEVTGPNQLWQMDVKYGYIAGLQRYFYTASIIDVYDRNVVGQYRGKECLTKSLVDTLYKALIKRNIFSQEKELVIRTDNGPQFKSHKFGKFFETHKEFIIHERTPNRSPNKNAFIESFHSILERECFKRHIFTDFQEAFMVLDRFMDFYNNRRIHMSLYGYSPVEFAEKLKKNEVNAFKIAV, from the coding sequence GTGGCCCGGCAATGGATCCTAAAAGGTTATCCGGTAAGCAAGATCCTGAAGCTGTGTAATGTGCCTCGGTCTACTTACTATTATCAACGTAAGACCACTACCAATTCAAAACAATCAAATAAATCTGGGCGCCCAAAGCCAGGTTATTCCGTCACGTTTAACGGCAAAAAAGTAAGTGATGGACGAATTAAACAGATAATCTTAAAACTTCTTGAAGGTGAAGAATCTGCTTACGGATATCGAAAAATCACTCTTGTGTTACGTAGACGGCACGCTATTAAGATCAACAAGAAAAAGGTATACCGACTTTGTAAAGAACTCGATATTCTAGGCAAACCTAAAGAGCAGAAAGCGGCCTATCCACGCCGTCTAGCTAACAATATGGAAGTAACCGGTCCGAACCAGTTGTGGCAGATGGACGTTAAATACGGCTATATTGCTGGCCTACAGCGTTACTTCTATACGGCAAGTATTATCGATGTATACGACCGCAACGTAGTGGGGCAGTATCGCGGCAAGGAGTGCCTTACAAAAAGTCTTGTTGATACGCTTTATAAAGCATTAATCAAACGAAATATCTTCTCTCAAGAGAAAGAGTTAGTAATCCGAACGGATAATGGCCCTCAGTTTAAGAGTCACAAATTTGGAAAGTTCTTCGAGACACACAAAGAATTTATTATTCATGAACGTACACCGAATCGCAGCCCAAACAAGAACGCGTTCATTGAGTCGTTTCACAGCATCTTAGAACGGGAGTGTTTTAAGCGCCATATTTTTACGGACTTTCAAGAAGCATTTATGGTGCTGGACCGATTCATGGACTTCTACAATAATCGAAGAATCCATATGAGCTTGTATGGGTACTCGCCTGTCGAATTCGCTGAAAAACTTAAGAAAAATGAAGTGAACGCGTTTAAAATCGCGGTATAG
- a CDS encoding sugar ABC transporter ATP-binding protein, which produces MKQITITFPGVKALTEVDFKLKAGTAHALIGANGAGKSTLMKILAGAYDHYDGEIWIEGQKAKISSPKDAKELGVQVVYQEVDTALIHNLTVAENIMLDRMVHDMGKRHVINWKGLHQEAKAILDRMNIRISTHKLVQELTLAEKQMVLIARSITKQCRILVLDEPTAPLSHNETNRLFSLVRKLKSEGVGVIFISHRLPELYEICDEITILRDGKRIVSDRIANLDQSEVVEHMLDARMEQQFPHKKRTIGELWFEAHGIHDRGKVHDVSLHIRQGEIVGLAGLVGAGKTELCRAIFGASKTSSGELRLHGRKLRISSPYDAVRQGIVLVPEERRREGVFVDESVSVNLTAVVLSQFCRWGSWLSPAKEKSTSAMIIDNLGIKTPNERTKVSSLSGGNQQKIAIGKWLLVDADVYIFDEPTKGVDVGAKRDIFELVEDLAGRGKCVLYASSELSEIIGITDRVYVMYDGSIMKELETRESNEEEILLYCTGGGLI; this is translated from the coding sequence ATGAAACAGATTACGATCACTTTTCCGGGTGTGAAAGCTTTAACGGAGGTTGATTTTAAGCTGAAGGCAGGAACGGCACACGCGCTTATTGGAGCCAATGGAGCAGGCAAATCCACCCTGATGAAAATTCTTGCCGGAGCTTATGATCACTACGATGGCGAGATCTGGATTGAAGGGCAAAAGGCCAAGATATCTTCTCCCAAAGACGCCAAGGAACTCGGCGTTCAGGTCGTGTATCAAGAGGTAGATACGGCCCTTATTCATAATCTGACCGTAGCAGAGAACATTATGCTCGACCGTATGGTTCACGATATGGGCAAGCGTCATGTAATTAACTGGAAAGGGCTGCATCAGGAGGCAAAAGCCATTTTGGACCGGATGAACATCCGGATCTCTACACACAAGCTGGTTCAAGAACTGACCCTGGCAGAGAAACAGATGGTGCTCATTGCACGTTCCATTACGAAGCAGTGCCGTATTCTTGTGCTGGACGAGCCGACGGCTCCTCTTAGCCATAATGAAACAAATCGTCTATTCTCGCTTGTGAGGAAATTGAAATCGGAAGGAGTCGGCGTTATTTTCATATCTCACCGGCTTCCAGAGCTGTATGAGATTTGTGATGAAATAACCATTTTGCGTGACGGCAAGCGGATTGTGAGTGACAGAATAGCCAATCTGGATCAGTCTGAGGTCGTGGAGCATATGTTGGACGCCAGAATGGAGCAGCAGTTTCCTCATAAGAAGCGTACCATTGGAGAGCTATGGTTCGAGGCACACGGTATTCATGACCGGGGCAAGGTTCATGATGTGAGTTTACATATTCGCCAAGGCGAAATTGTGGGTCTCGCAGGTTTGGTCGGAGCCGGAAAGACGGAGCTATGCCGCGCGATATTCGGAGCTTCCAAGACCTCTTCAGGGGAGCTAAGACTTCATGGCAGGAAATTGCGTATTTCATCACCTTACGATGCTGTTCGGCAGGGCATTGTACTCGTCCCAGAGGAGCGGCGTCGTGAGGGTGTGTTCGTGGATGAATCGGTTTCCGTCAATTTGACAGCAGTGGTGTTGTCTCAATTTTGCAGATGGGGTTCGTGGCTCAGTCCAGCGAAAGAAAAGAGTACTTCTGCCATGATTATAGATAACTTAGGTATCAAAACACCTAATGAACGAACGAAGGTAAGCAGCCTGTCCGGCGGTAATCAGCAAAAGATTGCCATAGGCAAGTGGCTGCTGGTGGACGCGGATGTGTACATTTTTGACGAACCGACCAAGGGAGTCGACGTCGGAGCAAAGCGGGATATTTTTGAACTGGTAGAGGACCTGGCTGGCCGAGGCAAATGTGTACTATATGCATCCAGCGAGTTGTCAGAGATCATCGGAATTACCGACAGGGTCTACGTCATGTATGACGGCAGCATCATGAAGGAGCTGGAGACACGAGAAAGTAATGAAGAGGAGATATTGTTGTACTGTACAGGAGGCGGGTTAATATGA
- a CDS encoding SGNH/GDSL hydrolase family protein, which yields MNRLQKDDIILFQGDSITDAGRDRNNPADLGKGYPLMTAGLVGMSHPELNITFLNRGISGNRVKDLQARWQEDCLDLKPTWVSVYIGINDCWRRYDSQDPTSLEDFQQGYRELLKQTKETLNAKLILLEPFVLPYPEDRKAWREDLDPKITAVRELAAEFDALLVPLDGLFAAAAARREPAYWAPDGVHPSPAGHSLIARAWMETMGLGLK from the coding sequence ATGAATCGATTGCAGAAGGATGATATTATACTTTTTCAAGGCGATAGCATTACCGATGCCGGTAGAGACCGGAATAATCCGGCTGATCTGGGTAAGGGCTATCCGTTGATGACGGCAGGTCTGGTAGGCATGAGCCATCCGGAGCTGAATATTACCTTTTTGAACCGGGGGATTAGCGGTAACCGGGTTAAAGATCTGCAAGCAAGATGGCAGGAGGATTGTCTCGATCTGAAGCCGACATGGGTATCTGTATACATCGGCATTAATGATTGCTGGCGTCGTTACGATTCCCAAGATCCTACGAGTCTGGAAGATTTTCAGCAAGGCTATCGTGAGTTGCTGAAGCAGACGAAGGAAACGCTTAATGCCAAGCTGATCCTTCTGGAGCCATTCGTGCTGCCATATCCTGAAGACCGCAAGGCGTGGCGCGAAGATCTCGATCCGAAGATTACGGCGGTAAGGGAGCTTGCAGCTGAATTTGATGCGCTACTCGTTCCACTGGACGGACTGTTTGCTGCAGCTGCTGCGCGTCGTGAACCGGCTTATTGGGCGCCGGACGGTGTGCATCCGTCTCCGGCTGGTCACTCGCTGATTGCCCGAGCCTGGATGGAAACGATGGGTCTAGGCTTAAAGTAA
- a CDS encoding transposase, translating to MRVQHSKFDELRIQVVEEALERGNVALTARKHGLSPYSLYKWVKQYRDEVEMTMSRKKNMDRLEVQPQTTGDWKEKYEQATKLIGEKELEIAILRDLVKKTHPHIQWKWPGNGS from the coding sequence ATGAGAGTACAACATAGTAAGTTCGACGAGCTGCGGATACAGGTCGTCGAAGAAGCACTTGAACGGGGGAATGTAGCACTAACAGCACGAAAACATGGCCTCTCCCCTTACTCATTATATAAATGGGTTAAACAATATCGAGATGAGGTGGAGATGACGATGAGTAGAAAGAAGAACATGGACAGACTTGAAGTTCAACCTCAAACTACAGGTGATTGGAAAGAAAAGTATGAACAAGCCACCAAGTTAATTGGGGAAAAAGAACTGGAGATAGCCATCCTCCGAGACCTTGTAAAAAAAACTCATCCACACATCCAATGGAAGTGGCCCGGCAATGGATCCTAA
- a CDS encoding ABC transporter permease: MIKKLFNHRQTQYQLKSSQEYSQSGFTWVVSLTLTIILLLNSYSFGSGSLRPYVFAAFAVYALFTLLQVIITALIRRDLLRDGEIRRSTRALGYIQLLSIFTGNVFVTTFGFNLIKKQKSPEYSIAVYMLLTQIFVIALSALNMFKPYVAETFLPGMAALVLVTIFHLVALLLVAKYVNNHYAHPRLKWFALPLILTAVTGNIFALVLGFNLLSKIRKNSNPASTRWADVWVRITGNTTAMLGLFFIIFLFTVSVCSLFTFEYSFAVDNNYSAILQQPSLAYPLGTDDFGRCLYSRIVFGARISLIVGFMSTVIPLVIGGILGAISGYYGRHTDNIIMRLLDILYAIPGILLAIAIIAAFGANTVNLIIALSVGAIPTYARTMRANVLLVSTYEYVDAARAFGSSNLSIIFKHIVPNSLAPMIVKSTLTIGGAVISTSSLSYLGLGVEPHIPEWGNILKIGSTYLETNSYLAIYPGLAIIALVLSFNFLGDGLRDALDPKLD; the protein is encoded by the coding sequence ATGATCAAGAAGCTTTTCAACCATCGCCAAACCCAGTACCAGCTGAAGTCCTCACAGGAGTACAGCCAATCCGGGTTCACGTGGGTCGTCTCTTTAACCTTAACGATAATCCTGCTGCTGAACAGCTACAGTTTCGGGAGCGGAAGTTTAAGACCGTATGTATTTGCCGCTTTTGCCGTTTACGCTTTGTTTACGCTACTGCAGGTGATCATCACGGCCCTGATCCGGAGGGATCTGCTTCGTGACGGAGAGATCAGGCGCTCAACCCGCGCACTCGGCTATATCCAGCTGCTGAGTATTTTTACAGGCAATGTGTTTGTAACAACCTTTGGTTTTAATCTCATAAAAAAACAAAAAAGTCCCGAATATTCAATCGCCGTTTATATGCTGTTGACGCAAATATTCGTAATCGCCTTATCGGCCTTGAATATGTTCAAGCCTTACGTAGCTGAAACATTTCTACCAGGAATGGCAGCGCTGGTGCTGGTGACAATATTCCATCTGGTCGCCCTGCTGCTCGTTGCAAAATACGTAAACAACCACTACGCGCACCCACGGCTGAAGTGGTTTGCACTGCCGCTCATCCTGACGGCGGTGACGGGCAATATCTTTGCCCTCGTGCTCGGCTTCAACTTGTTGTCCAAGATCCGCAAAAATAGCAATCCGGCATCCACTCGCTGGGCGGACGTCTGGGTGCGAATCACTGGCAATACTACGGCTATGCTGGGACTGTTCTTTATCATCTTCCTGTTTACCGTATCTGTATGCAGCCTGTTTACGTTTGAATACAGCTTCGCGGTAGACAATAACTATTCGGCAATTCTGCAGCAGCCAAGTCTGGCATACCCGCTTGGAACCGATGATTTCGGCCGCTGCCTATATTCAAGAATCGTGTTCGGCGCCCGTATCTCACTCATCGTCGGGTTTATGTCCACAGTTATTCCGCTCGTAATCGGAGGCATTCTCGGCGCGATATCCGGATATTATGGACGCCATACGGACAATATTATCATGCGTCTACTTGATATTTTGTACGCAATTCCCGGTATTCTCCTTGCGATCGCGATTATCGCCGCTTTCGGAGCCAATACGGTCAACCTAATCATCGCACTCAGCGTTGGAGCTATTCCGACCTATGCAAGAACGATGAGAGCAAACGTGCTGCTCGTGTCCACCTACGAATACGTGGATGCGGCTCGTGCATTCGGCTCAAGCAATCTATCGATTATTTTTAAGCATATCGTTCCGAATTCCCTTGCTCCGATGATCGTTAAATCGACCTTGACCATTGGGGGAGCGGTTATCTCTACAAGCAGCTTAAGCTACCTCGGACTTGGGGTTGAGCCTCATATCCCAGAATGGGGAAACATTCTCAAGATCGGCAGTACGTATCTCGAAACCAACTCGTATCTGGCTATATACCCGGGGCTCGCCATTATCGCTCTAGTATTGTCCTTTAACTTCTTGGGTGACGGATTGCGGGACGCGCTGGATCCCAAGCTCGATTAA
- a CDS encoding sugar ABC transporter substrate-binding protein, with the protein MKGSKSWYKLTSLLLSIVILTAGCAQSGKESGSAPKPVAKVENLPAGIADKEGIKLMAIRKIGGDDHTAQFLAGAKQEGEAMGFKVDTFSANNDSAKFHDAIAQAADNGYDGILLSHGDDPATVEDVKKLSEKGIPVVAFDSVPELADIKGVTLTSQDDEALAKFALDKMIKEQGAEANIVYLWVDGFPPMVRRNKVYQETLKNNPGIKEVERFGVASADTSVDTQNAVAAMLTKHPKGEIDAIYASWDAFAIGAARALIEAGRTEIEIYGIDVSNSDLEIMQKTDSPWVATAAVDPKMIGAVNVRLLAKKIAGEKTPATHNLEATLIDRASLEKSSEAVNMVNLSNIIPGWGASDDFEEDWMKALKQANGK; encoded by the coding sequence ATGAAGGGGAGTAAGTCGTGGTACAAGCTGACCAGCCTACTGTTATCTATTGTTATTTTGACAGCAGGCTGCGCCCAGTCCGGTAAAGAAAGCGGAAGTGCACCAAAGCCAGTAGCTAAAGTAGAGAACCTGCCAGCAGGTATAGCTGATAAAGAGGGAATTAAATTGATGGCAATCCGTAAAATCGGAGGCGATGATCATACCGCGCAATTCCTAGCAGGAGCCAAGCAAGAGGGTGAAGCCATGGGCTTTAAAGTAGATACGTTCTCTGCAAATAATGACTCGGCAAAATTCCACGATGCAATCGCTCAGGCAGCTGATAACGGATATGACGGAATTCTTCTGTCGCATGGTGATGATCCAGCCACTGTAGAAGACGTCAAGAAGCTGAGCGAGAAAGGCATTCCTGTTGTCGCTTTTGACTCTGTACCGGAGCTTGCGGACATCAAGGGTGTAACCCTGACATCGCAGGATGATGAGGCGCTTGCCAAGTTTGCGCTAGACAAGATGATTAAGGAGCAGGGAGCCGAAGCGAACATCGTTTATTTGTGGGTAGACGGATTCCCGCCGATGGTGCGTCGTAACAAGGTGTATCAGGAAACGCTTAAGAACAACCCAGGCATTAAGGAGGTAGAGCGTTTCGGCGTAGCCAGTGCTGACACCTCGGTCGATACCCAAAATGCGGTGGCTGCTATGCTCACGAAACATCCGAAAGGTGAAATTGATGCAATCTACGCCAGCTGGGACGCCTTTGCTATCGGGGCTGCAAGAGCATTGATTGAAGCAGGACGTACCGAGATTGAAATTTACGGTATCGACGTATCGAATTCGGATCTGGAAATTATGCAAAAGACAGATAGCCCTTGGGTGGCTACCGCTGCAGTAGATCCGAAGATGATCGGAGCGGTCAATGTACGGCTGTTGGCGAAGAAAATTGCGGGTGAGAAAACGCCTGCCACGCACAATCTAGAAGCGACACTCATTGACCGCGCAAGTCTTGAGAAATCGAGCGAAGCGGTGAACATGGTCAATCTCAGCAATATTATTCCGGGCTGGGGCGCAAGTGACGACTTTGAAGAGGATTGGATGAAAGCCTTGAAGCAGGCGAACGGTAAATAA
- a CDS encoding ABC transporter ATP-binding protein, which translates to MEPILQVKNLSVSFQSRDSEFHAVRGVSFELNKGETLGIVGESGSGKSVTARSIMRLLPSPPSFMKEGEILFLGDNLADKTEKEMESIRGRDMGMIFQDPMTSLNPTIKIGEQIAESLIKHQKLSQKEAKKQALDMLKLVGISNSETRYNQYPHEFSGGMRQRVMIAIALACRPSLLIADEPTTALDVTIQAQILNLMKDMQERFGTSIILITHDLGVVAGMCDRVAVMKDGVIVETGTTEEIFDNPQHPYTLKLLNALPRLHEKKKPKPTPLILTDKDRERPLLEVRGLKQHFDMGKGNVLKAVNDISFHIQAGETLGLVGESGSGKSTTGRAILRLHQPTGGEVLYQGMAVNRLTGSEMKTMRRYMQMIFQDPYASLNPRLKIVDIIGEALDVHKLSGSKQERRKRVEELLDMVGLNPAFANRYPHEFSGGQRQRIGIARALAVEPKFIVCDEPLSALDVSIQSQIVKLLEELQQQLGLTYLFIAHDLSMVKHISDRVAVMYMGKIVELAESEELYSNPQHDYTKSLLSAIPIPDPKVESKKKRVLMEERTGADQYNLEHSELVEVSKGHWVAQPISTSA; encoded by the coding sequence ATGGAACCGATACTACAGGTGAAAAACTTGAGCGTATCCTTTCAATCCCGTGATTCGGAATTTCACGCCGTACGGGGTGTCAGTTTTGAACTGAATAAAGGAGAAACACTCGGCATTGTCGGCGAATCCGGAAGCGGCAAGAGTGTTACGGCACGTTCAATCATGCGTTTGCTGCCTTCGCCTCCTTCATTTATGAAGGAAGGGGAGATCCTCTTCCTAGGCGATAACCTTGCGGACAAAACCGAGAAGGAAATGGAGAGCATTCGGGGCCGTGATATGGGGATGATCTTTCAAGATCCGATGACATCCCTGAATCCAACGATCAAAATCGGCGAACAGATTGCCGAAAGCCTGATCAAGCACCAAAAGCTGTCACAGAAAGAAGCGAAAAAACAAGCTCTGGACATGCTGAAGCTGGTCGGCATATCGAACAGCGAGACGCGATACAATCAATATCCGCACGAATTTTCCGGAGGTATGCGTCAGCGTGTCATGATTGCTATTGCACTGGCCTGCCGTCCGTCGCTGCTCATAGCGGACGAGCCGACAACTGCGCTCGACGTTACGATTCAGGCGCAAATTTTGAACTTGATGAAAGATATGCAGGAACGTTTCGGCACGTCGATCATCCTGATCACCCATGACCTTGGCGTTGTCGCCGGAATGTGTGATCGCGTTGCCGTGATGAAGGATGGGGTTATCGTGGAGACCGGAACGACAGAGGAAATCTTCGATAACCCTCAGCACCCCTACACACTCAAGCTGCTTAATGCCCTTCCACGGCTGCACGAGAAGAAAAAACCGAAGCCGACACCTCTCATTCTGACTGACAAGGACCGCGAGCGTCCTCTGCTCGAAGTACGCGGGCTCAAGCAGCACTTCGATATGGGGAAAGGCAATGTACTGAAGGCAGTGAACGATATCAGCTTTCATATTCAAGCCGGTGAAACGCTTGGTCTCGTAGGGGAATCCGGTAGCGGTAAATCGACGACCGGACGGGCTATTCTCCGGCTGCATCAGCCGACAGGCGGCGAGGTGCTGTACCAGGGCATGGCAGTGAACCGCTTGACCGGCTCGGAGATGAAGACGATGCGCCGTTACATGCAGATGATCTTCCAGGACCCGTATGCATCGCTGAACCCGCGGCTTAAGATCGTCGATATTATCGGCGAAGCACTGGACGTTCATAAGCTGTCGGGAAGCAAGCAGGAGCGCAGAAAGCGGGTCGAGGAGCTGCTCGACATGGTCGGCTTGAATCCGGCTTTTGCCAACCGGTACCCGCATGAATTCTCCGGCGGGCAGCGGCAGCGGATCGGCATTGCTCGCGCGCTAGCAGTGGAGCCGAAGTTCATCGTATGTGACGAACCGCTGTCTGCGCTAGACGTGTCCATCCAATCACAGATTGTGAAGCTGCTCGAAGAGCTGCAGCAGCAGCTTGGACTCACGTATCTGTTCATTGCCCATGACCTTTCGATGGTCAAGCATATCAGTGATCGTGTAGCCGTGATGTACATGGGGAAGATCGTTGAACTGGCGGAAAGTGAAGAGCTGTATTCCAACCCACAGCATGACTATACCAAATCATTATTGTCAGCTATTCCGATTCCGGATCCGAAAGTAGAGTCGAAGAAAAAGCGGGTCTTGATGGAGGAACGTACCGGGGCGGATCAATATAATCTGGAGCATTCCGAGCTGGTTGAGGTGTCTAAAGGGCACTGGGTCGCACAGCCGATCAGCACTTCAGCATAA
- a CDS encoding ABC transporter permease — protein sequence MGVTEAAGHRQLISNISITYRKILLNPSYKYLLLLLGAPVNLVVFLIYMFQSKKDAYTSLRSKVQTELISTGFRDKLRTEQLEQLKRKHEFFGQKVSEEKFNRELETLTESRFQETVEERTRKQLELTGKKRLTFADTFESLIANPVFFAVSWIPGLLMYILLFLYSRPYLKFIFERLIMSVFVIFGVAVLVFTILHLSPFNPAANILGETATKEQIAAFNHLHGLDQPYWTQLWNNIKGIFTFNLGKSFSGSEEITNSIARKFPVTLTLTVISLLFAMIIAIPVGIISATRKNSFFDYTFMFIALLGLSIPNFWQGLIFILNFSIKLQWLPATYNPQNWLSMIMPVIVLGTGLTAAVARMTRSSTLEVINEDYILTAKAKGLGKRQVLRKHAVRNALIPIITVIGLQFGGMLGGSAVTEKVFNISGIGSYIVDKQFIPDIPAIMGGVVYTAITISLVNVIIDIMYAFFDPRIRSKMKQY from the coding sequence ATGGGGGTGACGGAAGCAGCAGGCCATCGCCAGCTTATCAGTAACATCAGCATCACGTACCGTAAAATCCTTCTTAATCCTTCATATAAATATTTACTTCTATTATTGGGAGCACCGGTCAATCTGGTGGTCTTCCTTATTTATATGTTTCAGAGCAAGAAGGACGCATACACTTCGTTAAGGTCCAAGGTTCAGACCGAGCTGATCTCCACCGGTTTCCGGGACAAGCTGAGGACAGAGCAGTTGGAACAGCTTAAACGGAAACATGAGTTTTTCGGACAGAAGGTCAGTGAGGAAAAATTTAACCGAGAGCTTGAAACCTTAACGGAATCACGGTTCCAGGAAACTGTGGAGGAACGTACACGCAAGCAGTTGGAACTCACCGGGAAGAAACGCCTGACTTTTGCGGACACTTTTGAATCACTCATTGCTAATCCCGTCTTTTTCGCAGTGTCATGGATCCCGGGACTGCTCATGTACATACTTCTTTTTTTGTACAGCAGACCATATCTGAAGTTTATTTTTGAAAGACTTATCATGAGCGTGTTTGTCATTTTTGGTGTAGCCGTTCTCGTCTTTACGATCTTGCACCTGTCTCCGTTCAATCCGGCAGCGAACATACTGGGGGAAACAGCGACCAAAGAACAGATTGCGGCATTCAACCATCTTCACGGACTGGATCAGCCTTACTGGACCCAGTTGTGGAATAACATTAAGGGAATATTCACTTTTAATCTTGGTAAATCCTTCTCGGGCAGTGAAGAAATTACGAACAGCATCGCAAGAAAGTTTCCGGTGACGCTGACGCTGACTGTAATTTCACTACTGTTCGCCATGATCATTGCCATTCCAGTCGGAATTATCTCGGCAACGCGGAAAAATTCGTTCTTCGATTATACGTTTATGTTCATCGCGCTGCTGGGCTTGTCCATACCGAACTTTTGGCAGGGATTGATTTTCATCCTTAATTTCTCGATCAAGCTGCAATGGCTGCCAGCCACCTATAATCCGCAGAACTGGCTCTCGATGATCATGCCGGTCATTGTGCTGGGAACGGGGCTCACCGCAGCAGTTGCAAGAATGACGCGTTCCTCCACACTGGAGGTTATTAATGAAGATTATATTTTGACCGCCAAAGCCAAAGGGCTGGGAAAGCGGCAGGTGCTTCGAAAGCACGCTGTGCGCAATGCCCTCATCCCGATCATTACCGTCATCGGACTACAGTTCGGAGGTATGCTCGGCGGTTCGGCAGTTACGGAAAAAGTGTTTAACATTAGCGGTATCGGCAGCTACATCGTGGATAAGCAGTTCATTCCCGATATTCCGGCCATTATGGGCGGGGTCGTGTACACGGCCATCACCATTTCACTGGTCAACGTCATTATTGACATTATGTATGCCTTTTTCGATCCGCGTATCCGTTCCAAGATGAAACAATACTAG